The Populus trichocarpa isolate Nisqually-1 chromosome 11, P.trichocarpa_v4.1, whole genome shotgun sequence genome has a segment encoding these proteins:
- the LOC18111206 gene encoding probable WRKY transcription factor 31 isoform X1, producing MDKGWGLTLASDPVSVFSSNNNNSPVGSFLKIKRDFISDHNMDHSRNNNMFQFPGSLSAGQDEQPPSAAHEVDFFKERIDKVGDDDSKTTSVIVKKENSIAELAPRSTRTALDVNTGLHLLTANSRSDQSTVDDGVSSDVDDKRSKNNEKLAQLQMELQKMNTENQRLKDMLGQVTTSYSALQMHFAALMQQHQQQNHGKESNKEQQNFQGKSSEEKKHEDVVVPRQFMDLGPSAETDELSNSSSDERTRSGTPQNHIEVASPKNNGKLPYDQENSSFRDGKRIGREESPESESQAWKVQKTDPASPANKAIEQSTEATMRKARVSVRARSEAPMITDGCQWRKYGQKMAKGNPCPRAYYRCTMAVGCPVRKQVQRCAEDRTILITTYEGNHNHPLPPAAMAMASTTAAAASMLLSGSMSSADGIMNPNLLARAILPAGSSNMATISASAPFPTVTLDLTHNPNPLQFQRPPPQFQVPFPGQPQNFSSVTTPQLPQVFGQALYNQSKFSGLQLSQEIGTPQLGHQAQPHLLHSGQQPSLSQDTLSAATAAITADPNFTAALAAAISSIIGGANSNTTNNNNNSNATNNTSHRN from the exons atggACAAAGGATGGGGTCTAACCCTCGCTTCTGATCCTGTTTCTGTCTTCtctagcaacaacaacaacagcccAGTTGGCTCTTTTTTGAAGATCAAAAGAGACTTCATTAGTGATCATAACATGGATCATTCTAGGAACAATAATATGTTTCAGTTTCCAGGTAGTCTTTCTGCTGGCCAAGATGAGCAACCACCTTCTGCTGCTCACGAAGTAGATTTCTTTAAAGAAAGGATAGATAAGGTTGGTGACGATGATTCTAAGACCACAAGTGTTATTGTCAAGAAGGAGAATTCCATTGCTGAACTTGCTCCAAGGTCTACCAGGACTGCTCTTGATGTAAAT ACTGGGTTGCACCTTCTTACTGCTAACTCTAGAAGTGATCAATCAACTGTGGATGATGGAGTTTCATCTGATGTTGATGATAAGAGATCAAAGAACAACGAG AAGTTGGCACAATTACAAATGGAGCTGCAAAAAATGAATACAGAAAATCAAAGGTTAAAAGACATGCTTGGTCAAGTAACCACCAGTTACAGTGCTTTACAGATGCATTTTGCAGCACTAATGCAgcaacatcaacaacaaaatcatggaaaagaaagcaataaagagcaacag AATTTTCAGGGAAAATCTTCTGAGGAAAAGAAACATGAGGACGTAGTAGTGCCCAGACAATTCATGGATCTAGGCCCTTCAGCTGAGACTGATGAACTATCCAATTCATCGTCCGATGAGAGGACTCGTTCTGGAACACCTCAAAACCATATTGAAGTTGCATCCCCGAAAAACAATGGTAAACTTCCATATGATCAAGAAAATTCTAGCTTCCGAGATGGAAAAAGAATTGGCAGGGAAGAGAGTCCTGAATCTGAATCACAAGCATGGAAGGTTCAGAAAACGGATCCTGCCAGTCCTGCTAATAAGGCTATAGAGCAATCGACCGAGGCGACGATGAGAAAAGCCCGTGTGTCGGTTCGTGCACGATCGGAAGCTCCCATG ATTACTGATGGCTGCCAATGGCGGAAATACGGCCAGAAGATGGCCAAAGGAAACCCGTGTCCGAGGGCTTATTATCGGTGCACCATGGCAGTGGGCTGTCCAGTTCGAAAACAA GTTCAACGTTGCGCGGAGGATAGAACAATCTTGATCACAACTTATGAAGGGAATCACAATCACCCTCTACCTCCAGCTGCAATGGCAATGGcatcaacaacagcagcagctgCAAGCATGTTACTATCAGGATCAATGTCAAGTGCAGATGGCATAATGAACCCAAATTTGCTAGCAAGAGCAATACTCCCAGCTGGCTCATCAAATATGGCAACTATTTCAGCTTCAGCTCCATTCCCTACTGTAACATTAGACCTCACTCATAATCCAAACCCTCTACAGTTCCAAAGACCTCCTCCACAATTCCAAGTCCCTTTTCCAGGCCAGCCCCAGAATTTTTCCTCAGTCACAACACCACAATTGCCTCAGGTTTTTGGTCAAGCCTTGTACAACCAATCGAAATTCTCTGGCCTACAATTGTCTCAGGAAATTGGGACTCCACAATTAGGCCACCAAGCTCAACCCCACTTGTTGCACTCAGGACAACAACCTTCCCTATCTCAGGACACATTGAGTGCTGCCACTGCCGCCATCACGGCCGATCCTAACTTCACTGCAGCACTTGCAGCTGCCATCAGCTCCATCATTGGTGGTGCTAACAGCAAcaccaccaacaacaacaataacagcaATGCCACGAACAACACAAGCCACAGAAATTAA
- the LOC18111206 gene encoding probable WRKY transcription factor 31 isoform X2, with product MDKGWGLTLASDPVSVFSSNNNNSPVGSFLKIKRDFISDHNMDHSRNNNMFQFPGSLSAGQDEQPPSAAHEVDFFKERIDKVGDDDSKTTSVIVKKENSIAELAPRSTRTALDVNTGLHLLTANSRSDQSTVDDGVSSDVDDKRSKNNELAQLQMELQKMNTENQRLKDMLGQVTTSYSALQMHFAALMQQHQQQNHGKESNKEQQNFQGKSSEEKKHEDVVVPRQFMDLGPSAETDELSNSSSDERTRSGTPQNHIEVASPKNNGKLPYDQENSSFRDGKRIGREESPESESQAWKVQKTDPASPANKAIEQSTEATMRKARVSVRARSEAPMITDGCQWRKYGQKMAKGNPCPRAYYRCTMAVGCPVRKQVQRCAEDRTILITTYEGNHNHPLPPAAMAMASTTAAAASMLLSGSMSSADGIMNPNLLARAILPAGSSNMATISASAPFPTVTLDLTHNPNPLQFQRPPPQFQVPFPGQPQNFSSVTTPQLPQVFGQALYNQSKFSGLQLSQEIGTPQLGHQAQPHLLHSGQQPSLSQDTLSAATAAITADPNFTAALAAAISSIIGGANSNTTNNNNNSNATNNTSHRN from the exons atggACAAAGGATGGGGTCTAACCCTCGCTTCTGATCCTGTTTCTGTCTTCtctagcaacaacaacaacagcccAGTTGGCTCTTTTTTGAAGATCAAAAGAGACTTCATTAGTGATCATAACATGGATCATTCTAGGAACAATAATATGTTTCAGTTTCCAGGTAGTCTTTCTGCTGGCCAAGATGAGCAACCACCTTCTGCTGCTCACGAAGTAGATTTCTTTAAAGAAAGGATAGATAAGGTTGGTGACGATGATTCTAAGACCACAAGTGTTATTGTCAAGAAGGAGAATTCCATTGCTGAACTTGCTCCAAGGTCTACCAGGACTGCTCTTGATGTAAAT ACTGGGTTGCACCTTCTTACTGCTAACTCTAGAAGTGATCAATCAACTGTGGATGATGGAGTTTCATCTGATGTTGATGATAAGAGATCAAAGAACAACGAG TTGGCACAATTACAAATGGAGCTGCAAAAAATGAATACAGAAAATCAAAGGTTAAAAGACATGCTTGGTCAAGTAACCACCAGTTACAGTGCTTTACAGATGCATTTTGCAGCACTAATGCAgcaacatcaacaacaaaatcatggaaaagaaagcaataaagagcaacag AATTTTCAGGGAAAATCTTCTGAGGAAAAGAAACATGAGGACGTAGTAGTGCCCAGACAATTCATGGATCTAGGCCCTTCAGCTGAGACTGATGAACTATCCAATTCATCGTCCGATGAGAGGACTCGTTCTGGAACACCTCAAAACCATATTGAAGTTGCATCCCCGAAAAACAATGGTAAACTTCCATATGATCAAGAAAATTCTAGCTTCCGAGATGGAAAAAGAATTGGCAGGGAAGAGAGTCCTGAATCTGAATCACAAGCATGGAAGGTTCAGAAAACGGATCCTGCCAGTCCTGCTAATAAGGCTATAGAGCAATCGACCGAGGCGACGATGAGAAAAGCCCGTGTGTCGGTTCGTGCACGATCGGAAGCTCCCATG ATTACTGATGGCTGCCAATGGCGGAAATACGGCCAGAAGATGGCCAAAGGAAACCCGTGTCCGAGGGCTTATTATCGGTGCACCATGGCAGTGGGCTGTCCAGTTCGAAAACAA GTTCAACGTTGCGCGGAGGATAGAACAATCTTGATCACAACTTATGAAGGGAATCACAATCACCCTCTACCTCCAGCTGCAATGGCAATGGcatcaacaacagcagcagctgCAAGCATGTTACTATCAGGATCAATGTCAAGTGCAGATGGCATAATGAACCCAAATTTGCTAGCAAGAGCAATACTCCCAGCTGGCTCATCAAATATGGCAACTATTTCAGCTTCAGCTCCATTCCCTACTGTAACATTAGACCTCACTCATAATCCAAACCCTCTACAGTTCCAAAGACCTCCTCCACAATTCCAAGTCCCTTTTCCAGGCCAGCCCCAGAATTTTTCCTCAGTCACAACACCACAATTGCCTCAGGTTTTTGGTCAAGCCTTGTACAACCAATCGAAATTCTCTGGCCTACAATTGTCTCAGGAAATTGGGACTCCACAATTAGGCCACCAAGCTCAACCCCACTTGTTGCACTCAGGACAACAACCTTCCCTATCTCAGGACACATTGAGTGCTGCCACTGCCGCCATCACGGCCGATCCTAACTTCACTGCAGCACTTGCAGCTGCCATCAGCTCCATCATTGGTGGTGCTAACAGCAAcaccaccaacaacaacaataacagcaATGCCACGAACAACACAAGCCACAGAAATTAA
- the LOC18111206 gene encoding probable WRKY transcription factor 31 isoform X4: MDKGWGLTLASDPVSVFSSNNNNSPVGSFLKIKRDFISDHNMDHSRNNNMFQFPGSLSAGQDEQPPSAAHEVDFFKERIDKVGDDDSKTTSVIVKKENSIAELAPRSTRTALDVNTGLHLLTANSRSDQSTVDDGVSSDVDDKRSKNNELAQLQMELQKMNTENQRLKDMLGQVTTSYSALQMHFAALMQQHQQQNHGKESNKEQQGKSSEEKKHEDVVVPRQFMDLGPSAETDELSNSSSDERTRSGTPQNHIEVASPKNNGKLPYDQENSSFRDGKRIGREESPESESQAWKVQKTDPASPANKAIEQSTEATMRKARVSVRARSEAPMITDGCQWRKYGQKMAKGNPCPRAYYRCTMAVGCPVRKQVQRCAEDRTILITTYEGNHNHPLPPAAMAMASTTAAAASMLLSGSMSSADGIMNPNLLARAILPAGSSNMATISASAPFPTVTLDLTHNPNPLQFQRPPPQFQVPFPGQPQNFSSVTTPQLPQVFGQALYNQSKFSGLQLSQEIGTPQLGHQAQPHLLHSGQQPSLSQDTLSAATAAITADPNFTAALAAAISSIIGGANSNTTNNNNNSNATNNTSHRN; the protein is encoded by the exons atggACAAAGGATGGGGTCTAACCCTCGCTTCTGATCCTGTTTCTGTCTTCtctagcaacaacaacaacagcccAGTTGGCTCTTTTTTGAAGATCAAAAGAGACTTCATTAGTGATCATAACATGGATCATTCTAGGAACAATAATATGTTTCAGTTTCCAGGTAGTCTTTCTGCTGGCCAAGATGAGCAACCACCTTCTGCTGCTCACGAAGTAGATTTCTTTAAAGAAAGGATAGATAAGGTTGGTGACGATGATTCTAAGACCACAAGTGTTATTGTCAAGAAGGAGAATTCCATTGCTGAACTTGCTCCAAGGTCTACCAGGACTGCTCTTGATGTAAAT ACTGGGTTGCACCTTCTTACTGCTAACTCTAGAAGTGATCAATCAACTGTGGATGATGGAGTTTCATCTGATGTTGATGATAAGAGATCAAAGAACAACGAG TTGGCACAATTACAAATGGAGCTGCAAAAAATGAATACAGAAAATCAAAGGTTAAAAGACATGCTTGGTCAAGTAACCACCAGTTACAGTGCTTTACAGATGCATTTTGCAGCACTAATGCAgcaacatcaacaacaaaatcatggaaaagaaagcaataaagagcaacag GGAAAATCTTCTGAGGAAAAGAAACATGAGGACGTAGTAGTGCCCAGACAATTCATGGATCTAGGCCCTTCAGCTGAGACTGATGAACTATCCAATTCATCGTCCGATGAGAGGACTCGTTCTGGAACACCTCAAAACCATATTGAAGTTGCATCCCCGAAAAACAATGGTAAACTTCCATATGATCAAGAAAATTCTAGCTTCCGAGATGGAAAAAGAATTGGCAGGGAAGAGAGTCCTGAATCTGAATCACAAGCATGGAAGGTTCAGAAAACGGATCCTGCCAGTCCTGCTAATAAGGCTATAGAGCAATCGACCGAGGCGACGATGAGAAAAGCCCGTGTGTCGGTTCGTGCACGATCGGAAGCTCCCATG ATTACTGATGGCTGCCAATGGCGGAAATACGGCCAGAAGATGGCCAAAGGAAACCCGTGTCCGAGGGCTTATTATCGGTGCACCATGGCAGTGGGCTGTCCAGTTCGAAAACAA GTTCAACGTTGCGCGGAGGATAGAACAATCTTGATCACAACTTATGAAGGGAATCACAATCACCCTCTACCTCCAGCTGCAATGGCAATGGcatcaacaacagcagcagctgCAAGCATGTTACTATCAGGATCAATGTCAAGTGCAGATGGCATAATGAACCCAAATTTGCTAGCAAGAGCAATACTCCCAGCTGGCTCATCAAATATGGCAACTATTTCAGCTTCAGCTCCATTCCCTACTGTAACATTAGACCTCACTCATAATCCAAACCCTCTACAGTTCCAAAGACCTCCTCCACAATTCCAAGTCCCTTTTCCAGGCCAGCCCCAGAATTTTTCCTCAGTCACAACACCACAATTGCCTCAGGTTTTTGGTCAAGCCTTGTACAACCAATCGAAATTCTCTGGCCTACAATTGTCTCAGGAAATTGGGACTCCACAATTAGGCCACCAAGCTCAACCCCACTTGTTGCACTCAGGACAACAACCTTCCCTATCTCAGGACACATTGAGTGCTGCCACTGCCGCCATCACGGCCGATCCTAACTTCACTGCAGCACTTGCAGCTGCCATCAGCTCCATCATTGGTGGTGCTAACAGCAAcaccaccaacaacaacaataacagcaATGCCACGAACAACACAAGCCACAGAAATTAA
- the LOC18111206 gene encoding probable WRKY transcription factor 31 isoform X3 has product MDKGWGLTLASDPVSVFSSNNNNSPVGSFLKIKRDFISDHNMDHSRNNNMFQFPGSLSAGQDEQPPSAAHEVDFFKERIDKVGDDDSKTTSVIVKKENSIAELAPRSTRTALDVNTGLHLLTANSRSDQSTVDDGVSSDVDDKRSKNNEKLAQLQMELQKMNTENQRLKDMLGQVTTSYSALQMHFAALMQQHQQQNHGKESNKEQQGKSSEEKKHEDVVVPRQFMDLGPSAETDELSNSSSDERTRSGTPQNHIEVASPKNNGKLPYDQENSSFRDGKRIGREESPESESQAWKVQKTDPASPANKAIEQSTEATMRKARVSVRARSEAPMITDGCQWRKYGQKMAKGNPCPRAYYRCTMAVGCPVRKQVQRCAEDRTILITTYEGNHNHPLPPAAMAMASTTAAAASMLLSGSMSSADGIMNPNLLARAILPAGSSNMATISASAPFPTVTLDLTHNPNPLQFQRPPPQFQVPFPGQPQNFSSVTTPQLPQVFGQALYNQSKFSGLQLSQEIGTPQLGHQAQPHLLHSGQQPSLSQDTLSAATAAITADPNFTAALAAAISSIIGGANSNTTNNNNNSNATNNTSHRN; this is encoded by the exons atggACAAAGGATGGGGTCTAACCCTCGCTTCTGATCCTGTTTCTGTCTTCtctagcaacaacaacaacagcccAGTTGGCTCTTTTTTGAAGATCAAAAGAGACTTCATTAGTGATCATAACATGGATCATTCTAGGAACAATAATATGTTTCAGTTTCCAGGTAGTCTTTCTGCTGGCCAAGATGAGCAACCACCTTCTGCTGCTCACGAAGTAGATTTCTTTAAAGAAAGGATAGATAAGGTTGGTGACGATGATTCTAAGACCACAAGTGTTATTGTCAAGAAGGAGAATTCCATTGCTGAACTTGCTCCAAGGTCTACCAGGACTGCTCTTGATGTAAAT ACTGGGTTGCACCTTCTTACTGCTAACTCTAGAAGTGATCAATCAACTGTGGATGATGGAGTTTCATCTGATGTTGATGATAAGAGATCAAAGAACAACGAG AAGTTGGCACAATTACAAATGGAGCTGCAAAAAATGAATACAGAAAATCAAAGGTTAAAAGACATGCTTGGTCAAGTAACCACCAGTTACAGTGCTTTACAGATGCATTTTGCAGCACTAATGCAgcaacatcaacaacaaaatcatggaaaagaaagcaataaagagcaacag GGAAAATCTTCTGAGGAAAAGAAACATGAGGACGTAGTAGTGCCCAGACAATTCATGGATCTAGGCCCTTCAGCTGAGACTGATGAACTATCCAATTCATCGTCCGATGAGAGGACTCGTTCTGGAACACCTCAAAACCATATTGAAGTTGCATCCCCGAAAAACAATGGTAAACTTCCATATGATCAAGAAAATTCTAGCTTCCGAGATGGAAAAAGAATTGGCAGGGAAGAGAGTCCTGAATCTGAATCACAAGCATGGAAGGTTCAGAAAACGGATCCTGCCAGTCCTGCTAATAAGGCTATAGAGCAATCGACCGAGGCGACGATGAGAAAAGCCCGTGTGTCGGTTCGTGCACGATCGGAAGCTCCCATG ATTACTGATGGCTGCCAATGGCGGAAATACGGCCAGAAGATGGCCAAAGGAAACCCGTGTCCGAGGGCTTATTATCGGTGCACCATGGCAGTGGGCTGTCCAGTTCGAAAACAA GTTCAACGTTGCGCGGAGGATAGAACAATCTTGATCACAACTTATGAAGGGAATCACAATCACCCTCTACCTCCAGCTGCAATGGCAATGGcatcaacaacagcagcagctgCAAGCATGTTACTATCAGGATCAATGTCAAGTGCAGATGGCATAATGAACCCAAATTTGCTAGCAAGAGCAATACTCCCAGCTGGCTCATCAAATATGGCAACTATTTCAGCTTCAGCTCCATTCCCTACTGTAACATTAGACCTCACTCATAATCCAAACCCTCTACAGTTCCAAAGACCTCCTCCACAATTCCAAGTCCCTTTTCCAGGCCAGCCCCAGAATTTTTCCTCAGTCACAACACCACAATTGCCTCAGGTTTTTGGTCAAGCCTTGTACAACCAATCGAAATTCTCTGGCCTACAATTGTCTCAGGAAATTGGGACTCCACAATTAGGCCACCAAGCTCAACCCCACTTGTTGCACTCAGGACAACAACCTTCCCTATCTCAGGACACATTGAGTGCTGCCACTGCCGCCATCACGGCCGATCCTAACTTCACTGCAGCACTTGCAGCTGCCATCAGCTCCATCATTGGTGGTGCTAACAGCAAcaccaccaacaacaacaataacagcaATGCCACGAACAACACAAGCCACAGAAATTAA
- the LOC18102819 gene encoding uncharacterized protein LOC18102819 has protein sequence MAYNPSSRSCFYDSFCFLFITFVLPFFFLTKAQAASHCRTSCGTIPINYPFGIDDGCGSPYYRHMLLCSDSGILELRTPSGRYQVRSISYSDPHMIVTDPFMWKCKDGHHFRATRAFSLDTSTHLTLSSQNDYLFFNCSEEKVIVEPKPIFCERFPDRCDSTCDSASYLCRHLPGCGAALGGRSCCSYFPKATESLRLMLKYCASYTSIYWRINGANAPDDHVPEYGIRVDFDIPVTTDCLQCQDMKKGGGRCGFDTQSQNFLCLCNQRSNVTTYCNDHSSSSHSKAGIIAGTVTGVSAAGALGIGAGLWYWKKVRASAPVTCGVQSNENRLF, from the exons ATGGCTTACAATCCTTCTTCAAGGTCCTgtttttatgattctttttgTTTCCTATTCATTACATTCgttcttccatttttcttcctcACAAAAGCTCAAGCTGCAAGCCATTGTAGAACCTCATGTGGTACCATTCCAATAAACTACCCTTTTGGCATCGATGATGGCTGTGGCAGTCCATATTACAGGCACATGCTTTTATGCTCCGATTCGGGCATTCTCGAGCTTCGAACGCCTTCCGGGAGATACCAAGTTCGTAGCATAAGCTACTCAGACCCTCACATGATAGTCACCGATCCATTCATGTGGAAGTGTAAAGATGGTCATCACTTTCGTGCAACTAGGGCATTTAGCCTTGATACAAGCACACATTTAACACTCTCCTCTCAAAATGACTACCTCTTCTTCAATTGCAGTGAAGAGAAAGTGATTGTTGAGCCAAAACCTATCTTCTGCGAGAGGTTTCCTGATCGGTGCGACTCGACATGTGATAGTGCTAGTTACCTTTGCAGGCACTTGCCAGGATGTGGTGCTGCATTAGGAGGACGTTCTTGCTGCTCTTACTTCCCAAAAGCGACCGAATCTTTGAGGCTGATGCTGAAGTATTGTGCTAGTTACACTAGTATTTATTGGAGAATTAATGGTGCAAATGCTCCTGATGATCATGTACCTGAGTATGGTATTAGAGTTGATTTTGACATTCCAGTGACTACAGATTGCCTTCAATGTCAAGACATGAAGAAAGGAGGTGGAAGATGTGGATTTGACACACAATCACAGAATTTCCTATGTCTGTGCAATCAGAGATCAAATGTCACAACATATTGCAATG ATCACAGCAGCAGTAGCCATAGCAAGGCAGGAATAATTGCAG GGACTGTAACTGGAGTTTCAGCTGCTGGGGCATTAGGAATTGGTGCTGGTCTATGGTATTGGAAGAAAGTGAGAGCCTCAGCACCAGTAACATGTGGGGTTCAAAGCAATGAGAATAGGCTCTTTtaa
- the LOC18102818 gene encoding putative pectate lyase 2, which translates to MASPAPLILLAFLVPYLCLTLPAYALDYKHYKPLSSYLPSNIKKTLNTIDSCWRAQSNWANNRRALADCAVGFGRGAMGGKYGAIYVVTTPNDDPVNPKPGMLRYGAIQSKPLWIVFAKDMVITLRNELIMNSYKTIDGRGAKVEIAYGPCITIQGVSHVIIHGISIHDCKPGKSGRVISTPTHVGKRGGSDGDAIAIFASSNVWIDHCYLARCTDGLIDVIHASTSITISNNYFSQHDKVMLLGHNDGYTADKVMKVTIAFNRFGSGLIERMPRVRFGYAHVANNRYDEWQMYAIGGSANPTIFSEGNYFLARNGNSKQVTKREAKNGWTNWKWRSSKDVFMNGAYFVQSGYGSCAPLYSKTQSFTVAPGSLVPALTSGAGPLNCFRGQPC; encoded by the exons ATGGCCTCACCAGCCCCTCTAATATTGCTTGCATTTCTTGTACCATACTTATGTTTAACCCTACCAGCTTATGCACTAGATTACAAGCATTATAAACCCTTATCAAGCTATCTTCCAAGCAATATTAAGAAAACTCTTAACACTATAGACTCATGCTGGCGTGCCCAATCAAATTGGGCCAACAATCGTCGTGCCTTGGCCGATTGCGCCGTAGGGTTTGGCAGAGGCGCGATGGGAGGGAAATATGGGGCGATATACGTCGTTACTACACCGAATGATGATCCTGTCAACCCTAAACCGGGCATGCTTCGGTATGGTGCTATCCAAAGTAAACCTCTTTGGATCGTTTTTGCCAAGGATATGGTAATCACACTTAGAAATGAGCTTATAATGAATAGTTATAAGACTATAGATGGGAGGGGAGCTAAAGTAGAGATTGCATATGGACCGTGCATAACAATTCAAGGTGTTAGCCATGTTATTATTCATGGGATTAGTATTCATGATTGCAAACCAGGGAAATCTGGTAGAGTTATTAGCACTCCTACGCACGTTGGGAAGCGTGGAGGCTCCGATGGAGATGCCATTGCCATCTTTGCATCTTCAAACGTTTGGATTGACCATTGCTATCTTGCTCGTTGCACCGATGGCCTAATTGATGTAATTCATGCTTCAACCTCCATCACAATCTCTAACAATTACTTCTCCCAGCATGACAAG GTGATGTTGCTTGGACACAATGATGGATATACAGCAGATAAAGTTATGAAAGTAACTATAGCTTTCAACCGTTTTGGCTCTGGACTTATTGAGAGGATGCCAAG GGTAAGGTTTGGCTATGCTCATGTTGCTAACAATAGATATGATGAGTGGCAAATGTACGCGATTGGTGGCAGTGCTAATCCAACCATCTTTAGTGAAGGAAACTACTTTTTAGCTCGTAATGGTAATTCCAAGCAG GTTACTAAGAGAGAGGCCAAGAATGGCTGGACGAATTGGAAATGGAGATCATCTAAGGATGTATTTATGAATGGTGCTTATTTTGTACAATCTGGATATGGAAGTTGTGCGCCACTTTATTCTAAAACCCAGTCCTTTACGGTGGCTCCTGGGTCCTTGGTTCCTGCTTTAACATCTGGTGCAGGTCCTCTAAACTGTTTTAGGGGTCAACCATGTTGA
- the LOC7484524 gene encoding probable pectate lyase 16: MASLAYVLLLSFLATLFASTLQDDSLEYKPKPLSSYLPSNYKKVLNTIDSCWRTESNWATDRRALADCAVGFGQAAIGGKYGKTYVVTTPDDDPTDPKPGTLRYGAIQTEPLWIIFDKDMVIKLENELMINSFKTIDGRGSNVEITDGPCLKIEGVSHVIIHGISIHDCKPGKRGLVRSSPTHVGQRRGADGDAISIFASSHIWIDHCYLARCIDGLIDVIHASTAVTISNNYFAQHDKVMLLGHNDEYTADKVMKVTVAFNHFGPGLIERMPRVRFGYAHVANNRYDEWQMYAIGGSAGSTIFSEGNYFIAPDISYAKEVTKREADGGWKNWKWRSSSKDVFMNGAYFVPSGYGSCAPLYSEAQSFVVFPGTMVPSLTSDAGPLTCVVGHAC, translated from the exons ATGGCCTCACTAGCATATGTCCTATTGCTTTCATTTCTTGCCACACTCTTTGCTTCAACCTTGCAAGATGATTCACTCGAATACAAGCCTAAACCCTTATCAAGCTATCTTCCAAGCAATTATAAGAAAGTCTTGAACACCATAGACTCATGCTGGCGCACGGAGTCCAACTGGGCTACCGATCGTCGTGCATTGGCTGATTGTGCTGTGGGATTTGGCCAAGCTGCAATCGGAGGGAAATATGGGAAAACATACGTTGTCACCACCCCAGATGACGATCCTACCGATCCGAAACCAGGCACACTTCGGTATGGTGCTATCCAAACTGAGCCTCTTTGGATCATTTTTGACAAAGACATGGTGATTAAACTTGAAAATGAGCTTATGATAAATAGTTTCAAGACTATAGATGGAAGAGGGTCTAATGTAGAGATTACAGATGGACCATGCCTAAAAATTGAAGGTGTTAGTCATGTTATCATACATGGGATTAGCATTCATGACTGTAAGCCAGGGAAACGGGGGCTTGTCAGGAGTAGTCCGACGCATGTTGGCCAACGCCGCGGTGCTGACGGAGATGCCATTTCCATTTTTGCATCTTCTCATATTTGGATTGACCATTGCTATCTTGCTCGTTGCATCGATGGCCTAATTGATGTAATCCATGCTTCTACTGCGGTCACCATATCCAACAACTATTTCGCTCAGCATGATAAG GTGATGTTGCTTGGACATAATGATGAATATACTGCTGATAAAGTTATGAAAGTAACAGTTGCCTTCAATCATTTTGGCCCTGGACTCATTGAAAGAATGCCAAG AGTAAGGTTTGGCTATGCTCATGTTGCCAACAATAGATATGATGAATGGCAAATGTATGCCATTGGCGGTAGTGCTGGTTCAACCATATTTAGTGAAGGGAACTACTTTATAGCTCCTGATATTTCCTACGCCAAGGAG gTTACAAAAAGAGAGGCTGATGGTGGCTGGAAGAATTGGAAATGGAGGTCATCATCCAAGGATGTATTTATGAATGGTGCTTACTTTGTTCCATCTGGATATGGAAGTTGTGCTCCACTCTATTCCGAAGCTCAGTCCTTTGTAGTTTTCCCAGGAACTATGGTTCCTTCTTTAACATCTGATGCAGGCCCCTTAACCTGTGTTGTTGGACATGCTTGTTGA